From the Pseudomonas lalucatii genome, the window GCGAAGAAGGTCGAGGGCGGCTACCGCCTGAGCGGCAGCAAGATGTGGATCACCAACAGTCCGATCGCCGACGTCTTCGTGGTCTGGGCCAAGGACGACGCCGGCGAGATCCGCGGCTTCGTGCTGGAGAAGGGCTGGGCCGGCCTGTCCGCGCCGACCATTCACGGCAAGGTCGGCCTGCGCGCCTCGATCACCGGCGAGATCGTCATGGACAACGTGTTCTGCCCGGAGGAGAACGCCTTCCCCGAGGTGCGCGGCCTCAAGGGCCCCTTTACCTGCCTGAACTCGGCCCGCTACGGCATCAGCTGGGGCGCCCTGGGCGCCGCCGAGTTCTGCTGGCACACCGCCCGCCAGTATTGCCTGGACCGCCAGCAGTTCGGCCGCCCGCTGGCCGCCAACCAGCTGATCCAAAAGAAGCTGGCCGACATGCAGACCGAGATCACCCTGGCCCTGCAGGGCTGCCTGCGCCTGGGAAGGATGAAGGACGAGGGCAGCGCCGCGGTGGAGATCACCTCGATCATGAAGCGCAACAGCTGCGGCAAGGCCCTGGACATCGCCCGCCTGGCCCGCGACATGCTCGGCGGCAACGGCATCAGCGACGAGTTCGGCGTGGCCCGCCACCTGGTCAACCTGGAGGTGGTCAACACCTACGAGGGCACCCACGACGTCCATGCGCTGATCCTCGGCCGCGCCCAGACCGGCATCCAGGCGTTCTTCTGAGAGCCGTAGGATGGGTTGAGCGCAGCGATACCCATCAGATCGCCCGATGGGCTACGCCGCCTGGCGGCCAACCCATCCTGCGTCACACCGTTTCCAGCTCTTCGCGAGGTCTGTCCCATGCCCGGCGCCCTGTCCCATATCCGTGTCCTCGACCTGTCCCGCGTGCTCGCCGGGCCCTGGGCCGGGCAGATCCTCGCCGACCTCGGCGCCGAGGTGGTCAAGGTCGAGCGCCCCGGCAGCGGTGACGACACCCGCCACTGGGGCCCGCCCTACCTCAAGGACGCCGAGGGCGAGAACACCGGCGAGGCGGCCTATTACCTCGCGGCCAACCGCAACAAGCAGTCGCTGACCCTGGACTTCACCCAGGCCGAGGGCCAGCGCATCGTTCGCGAGCTGGCGAGCAAGGCCGACATCCTCATCGAGAACTTCAAGGTCGGCGGCCTGGCCGCCTACGGCCTCGACTACCCCAGCCTCAAGGTGCTCAACCCGCGGCTGATCTACTGCTCGATCACCGGCTTCGGCCAGCATGGACCCTATGCCAAGCGGGCCGGCTACGACTTCATGATCCAGGGCCTGGGCGGGTTGATGAGCCTGACCGGCCGCCCCGAGGGCGAGGAGGGCGCCGGGCCGGTCAAGGTCGGCGTGGCCCTGACCGACATCCTCACCGGGCTGTACTCCACCGCGGCCATGCTCGCCGCCCTGGCCAGCCGCGAGCAGAGCGGCCGCGGCCAGCACATCGACATGGCCCTGCTCGACGTGCAGGTGG encodes:
- a CDS encoding acyl-CoA dehydrogenase, yielding MAKASFNWIDPLLLDQQLSEEERMVRDSAQQFAADKLAPRVLEAFRHEQTDPAIFREMGETGLLGATIPEAYGGSGLNYVSYGLIAREVERVDSGYRSMMSVQSSLVMVPIFEFGNEATKQKYLPKLASGELIGCFGLTEPNHGSDPGAMVCRAKKVEGGYRLSGSKMWITNSPIADVFVVWAKDDAGEIRGFVLEKGWAGLSAPTIHGKVGLRASITGEIVMDNVFCPEENAFPEVRGLKGPFTCLNSARYGISWGALGAAEFCWHTARQYCLDRQQFGRPLAANQLIQKKLADMQTEITLALQGCLRLGRMKDEGSAAVEITSIMKRNSCGKALDIARLARDMLGGNGISDEFGVARHLVNLEVVNTYEGTHDVHALILGRAQTGIQAFF
- a CDS encoding CaiB/BaiF CoA transferase family protein, which codes for MPGALSHIRVLDLSRVLAGPWAGQILADLGAEVVKVERPGSGDDTRHWGPPYLKDAEGENTGEAAYYLAANRNKQSLTLDFTQAEGQRIVRELASKADILIENFKVGGLAAYGLDYPSLKVLNPRLIYCSITGFGQHGPYAKRAGYDFMIQGLGGLMSLTGRPEGEEGAGPVKVGVALTDILTGLYSTAAMLAALASREQSGRGQHIDMALLDVQVACLANQAMNYLTTGTPPRRLGNAHPNIVPYQDFPTADGDFILTVGNDGQFRKFCEVAGLPALAGDPRFSTNKARVAHRAELIPLIRQATVFKSTAEWIAQLEAAGVPCGPINDLAQVFADPQVQARGLRVELPHPLAGSVPQVASPIRLSETPVQYRNAPPLLGEHSEQVLRQWLGLDAEQVAALRQAGVV